In Macaca mulatta isolate MMU2019108-1 chromosome 16, T2T-MMU8v2.0, whole genome shotgun sequence, the sequence ctcagcctcccagtgtgctgggattacaggtgtgaaccaccgcacctggccaaagaagaggtttaatggctgggcacaatggctcacgcctataatcccagcacactgagaggccgaggccagcagatcacaaagtcaggagattgagaccatcctggctaacacggtgaaaccccatctctattaaaaatacaaaaacaaaattagccgggcatggtggtgggcacctgcagtcccacctacttgggaggctgaggcaagagaatggcgcgaaccctggaggcggaacttgcagtgagccgagatcgcgccactgactgcactccagcctgggcgacagggtgaaaagagagaggtttaattggctcccggttctgcaggctgtacaggcacAGCCCCAGCACCTGCTCAGCTTGCGGGGAGACCTGAAGGAGCTTTGACtcacggtggaaggtgaagcgAGAGCAGGCATGTCACGTGGCAAAAGCAGGAACGAGAGACAGTGGCCAGACCTCATAAGACCTCACTCACCGTCACGATGACAGCACCAGGAGGgtgatgctaaaccattcatgaggaagCTGCCCCCGTGATCtggtcacctcccaccaggccccacctccaacactggagatgatatttcaacctgagatttgggtggggacagaggtcCAACCTGTGTCACTCACCTCTCAGGTCTGTGCAGAGGTCAGACGGGTCTTAGAGAATAATGGGGATTGTGGAGAATTTAATCAGTCGCAGTCATCCCAGTAGCTGCTGCCCCATCAGGAATATCTTTTCTACAACAACTGAACACACTCCCCTGGCACCTGGTACCCAGCTAGCGACTTGCCTAATGCTTTCTTCCCTCTATACCAGTTTGCAAAGATCAACAGAAGCCTTTGCTTTTACCAGACCTGGCCAGCAGTACACCGTCACAGCTCCCCGACTCGGAGTGCCTGCCACAGATCTTCATCGCCTGGCGTCCTCGAACATCACACTGATCCACTGATGCATGCTCATCGGATCCGAGTGGAACAGCaaaggttcccttgtccccctcgcaCGGGAGCGGCTTGCCTCTTCAGTGCCCACTGCTCAAACCTCTGGGGGAGCATACAGACGGGCAGTGTCTAGCAGTGGATGCTTATAGCTCCGGAGGCCCCAGAgggcgtgtgttacagggtgctcttttagtttagccGTCTGTAGgcggcttgtgttaaccagctcaattagacccccttccttatcacaaggacaggcTTTCTGAATCCCAGGTGCTTGCCTTGGTGGACCGGAAGTATCGGATCATGTCTGGGCCTGGAGAATgggtgcaaggttttattgagtgcaGGTAGCTCTCAGCAGACGGGGGAAGCCAGAAGGGGATGGCGTGGGAGGGTTTTCCCCTGGAGCGGGACCACTGAGCAGCCCGGGTTCTCTCCGATCGTCCTGGACAAACTCCACCCCATTCTACGGCCAGTGGCCTCCCAGAGCAACAGCATGCTCTCCTCCACACCCTCTCAACGTCCAGCCAATGTGTTGCTCTTGATGTCCAGCCACTTGTGTGTCTGTCGGCTAGAGTCCTGGGGATTTtacaggcacaggatgggggcgtggcaggccagggtggtctctggaaatgcaacatttgggcaggagaACAAAAATCCCTGTCCTCACCCAGGTTTGTGGGCACAGGCGGTGGGGGAAtccctagccagggaccacgcCTTCTCTACCTAGCTCTTCCCCATACATGAGGAGCAGGGAGTAGCAAGTCTTTTTTTTATCCCAATGTCCCCATGGACACCAAGGAAAAAGGACTGCAGATGTCTTAGTGAGACAAATCAGAGGGTGGGAGATGAACCCCACAAAAATTCAGGGGCCCCCTCACCTTCTGGAGTCCAAAGGTTTGGAACAGGTGATAATTATTCTCCTTTTGAtgttatttgttatattttttgtagggatggggtcttgctatgttgccgggctggtcttgaactcctggcctcaagccatcctcggCTGAGTGCTTTTCTATGACACTTAGTGAACGCTGGGGAACCACAGCCAGGATACTCAGGCGGGAACCAGGGGCTGGAAGCGGGTAGCTTCTCCCTTTTATTCCTTATCCCCCTTCACATGTTTCTTAGCCACCCAGGGAAGAATGCTTCTGTCGGGGACGCAGCCATGATTCCTTGGAAGGAGAAGTTGAGCCTGGCCATGCTGGGCTCCTCCTGGCACTGATCCACAGACAGGGAGCAGCGCAGTAGAAGAGGGGAGATCCCAGGGCTGAAAGGCTGGGTGAAGGGGCGCTGCTGGGTGCATTTCAGGGAACACTTTAAAGTGCCaaacggccaggcgtggtggctcacgccggtaatccgagcactttgggaggccgaggtggatggatcacaaggtcaggagttcaagaccagcctggccaatatggtgaaaccctgtctctactaacaaaaattagccaggcgtggtggcaggcatctgtggtcccagctactcaggagactgaggaagcaaaatcacctgaagctgggaggcagaggttgtagtgagccgagatcgtgcccctgcactccaccctgggcgacagagcaggactccatcttgaaaaaaaagtaaaaaataaaaagaaagtgcaaAATGTTAGCTATCACATCACTAAATGCAGCATTTTGTGTTCAGAACCAGTGGGGGCAGTCATTCCTGCACAAGATTCCTGAAAGCCTGAGGAGGCTGAATTATGTTAATCTAAAAGGATTCCATCTAATTAGGAGATAAGAAATTTTCCCCTTCACCTGCACCAGAAGGGTGCACGGAAACACGTCATTTAGAACATCCCGGGCCCTAACATCCAGGTATCCGTGCCACTTCTCTGTACGGGTCCAAGGAGGCCGCGGTGTTCGCGGCGGTCGCCAAGACCGGCGGTCTGTGGTTTCGAACCCGCGGCAACGGCGCGCGGCCGGGGGAGGTGCTCGGACTTCGCGTTCCGCGGCGCCTGGCCCGGCGCGGCCGCCGTAGCGGGAGGATCCGAGCTACGGTGGCCGTGAGGCGGCGGTAGCGATTGGACTCGGTGGGGCCGGAGCCGGGGCCGgagccggggccggggccggggccggggccggggccggggccgggggcGGGCGCCGCCATGGGCAACCTGTTCGGCCGCAAGAAGCAGAGCCGTGTCACGGAGCAGGACAAGGCCATCCTGGTGAGGACCCGGGCCCGGGGCCAGGGCCGGGGCGGGCGGCGGGGCCGGAAGAGCCCCGCGCCCTCGGCCCCCCGCGTTcgggtggggaaactgaggcgcGGCGCGCAGCCGGGCCACTCGGCCTCTCCGCCCTGCGTCCTCCTCGCCCGCGGGGCCTCGGGCCGGGGTCTCCTGCGCGGCGCCGTGGCTGCCGACTTCCCCCGGGCCCGCGCGTCCGCCTCTGCGAGCCCCGCCGGGGTGGGCGCGGCCGGTGACTGCGGGATTCGACGCCGGCGTTCGGGGCTTGGCCACAGCCTGGCGGCCTGGCCGTGGGGTCCGCGCGGCGCTGGGCTTTCCCTGGCTCTGGGCCCGCAGGAGCAGGTCCCGGCCCCGGGGGTCCCGGCTCTCCCGGAGTCGCTGCCCCCGCCCACGTCCCTCGGCTCATTTGCCCCCTGGTGCCCTGGGCCGGAGCCCCCTCGGTGCTCCCGGCTTCGCGAGGCCGTGCGGGGCCATCCCCTCTCCCTCGCCCCATCCAGGCCAGGACTGGAAGGAAGTCTGCCCTGGTCCGAGGAGCGGCCGCCAGGTGCGCCGAACGCCTGCCGGGGTCCTGCCGGGTTTCCGCAGCGCCTGGGTGCAGGACCACCGTGTTACCGTGTTTGGCGCGTTTGTTTGCGGCGACTCCAGACTGACTCCCCGGGGCACAGCCGGGCCGGTGGTGGTGCCTGTTCCCATGTGAAAGTTAGCTTCTGTAGGATAAGGAATCGCTTGGCATGTCAGGGACACGGCAGGTTAAGAATAGTCCATTTTTGTAACGGGATAAACGTGAAATGAAAGACACCCCGAAATGGGAGCAGGGCTAGCTTTTTCGGatgctttcttttctaaattttgtgcaacagaaataattttatactaaAAGAGAagtgaatgcaaatgaaaaaggGGATCTTACCTTGGCATCTGAGTCCATAAGCTATGAAAAGAAACAACGGGCACGTTTGTCCCTGGAGAAGATGGGCACAGCACTGGGCACCGTCCCGAGCTGCCTGTAAGACAGCTGGGCCCAGCCTCCATCGTCCGCCCTCCACCTACCCTGGCAGCCCCAGGgcactccctcccctccctttaaGGACTCAGTTCCGGTTTCTCTTCAAGCACTTGCCAAGCACTTGCCAAGCACTTGCCAGGGGCCACTGTGGGCTCTTGGCTGTGCAGACCCGTGTTCCCGGCTGCCGTAGGTCTCCCCAGGATTTTGGGTGCTTGGGAACAGCATCCTTAGCACACAGTAGCACAaatgattgcttttttttttttctgttttcctaggATAACAGGTGTTCCCCATGCAGCCTGTGACCCTCCACTGAGACCTCGTTTTACAGGGGGCAACCTGGCCACACCTTTGGCCCCTGGGTCTCCCCAGcagtggggctgggcagggggcaCCTTTCACTGTGGAGGACCCACAGGTCTTGGCACTGTGGAGCGGAGACTCCGAGGGTGGAGGGAGCACTCTCTTCCTATGCAGAGCCTCAAAGAGGCACACAGTCCCTGACCCAGCTAattcccctcagcctcctgccttaAGGCCATAATCCCTCTGCCTGCATGGGCTTACCATTGTCTGAAGTGATGACGTTTGGAAAACTCAAGGGCCTGATAAGGCAGGACTGGCTGAAGTTCCTCAGTGGCCGAGTGCCCGCTCTGGGGCGGCGCACAGATGAGAGGCGGTCAGCGGGGCCGCGGGGCACATCACCGAGTGCGTGTCCCTGCAGCTGAACGGTTGGCAAAGCGGCAGGGAAGCCACAGGCACCTCATGTGGCTGAAGCCCAAGGAGAGATGCTGGGGGGATGTCTGAGTCCTATCCTGGCCGTGTGGCTGCTGGCACTTGGGTACTCACTACCTGCATGTTCTCGAgtcagaacctttttttttttttttttccccccgagatgcagtctcgctctgtcgcccaggctggagtgcagtggcacaatcttggctcactgcaagctccgcctcccaggttcacgccattctcctgcctcagcctcccaggtagctgggactacaggcgctgtcaccacacccagctaatttttttttttttgtatttttagtagagacaggatttcaccgtgttagccaggatggtctcgatctcctgacctcgtgatccgcccgcctcggcttcccaaagtgctgggattacaggcgtgagccaccgcgcctggccgagtcCGAGCCTTTGAGGTCCTGGCAGCTGCTCCCTGACCTGAGCCCAGAGCGTTCATACCGCTGGCGGGCAGGCTCGAGGGTGGACCCACGGCAATGCCGCGGCGGTCCTTCCCATCCCTGTGATGGACTGTGGGTCCGGGTGGACCCTCTGGTGGGACCGCCCCATGCGTGGCAGGATGTGGAGCAGTGTCCCTGGCTTCCACCCCCCAGATGTGTCCAGACAGCACCACCTGTCCCCTGGGAGACAACCCTGCCCCATGAAGGACACTCGTGGAGGGCCGCCTGGCCTCCGTGTCCGGCGCTCAGTAGCACGGCCAGGGCCTGCAGCGTGGGCTCGGTGACACCAGGCCCGCTCTCTTTTGGCAGCAACTGAAGCAGCAGCGGGACAAGCTGAGGCAGTACCAGAAGAGGATTGCCCAGCAGCTGGAGCGTGAGCGCGCCCTGGCCCGGCAGCTGCTGCGGGACGGCAGGAAGGAGTGAGTGGGCCCGGGCAACGTGGGCACCCTGTCGGCTGGGGTGGGACGCCGGGCAGGGCCACAGCGGGTCATTCTTGGGCTTCCCTCTGCAGACGGGCCAAGCTGCTGCTCAAGAAGAAGCGATACCAGGAGCAGCTCCTGGACAGGACAGAGAACCAAATAAGCAGCCTGGAGGCCATGGTAGGTGGCCGGGTGCTTCGCCCTGGGGTGCAGGTGCAGCTGGAGGCAGCTCTGCCCGACTGCATGGACATCGGAATTTCTCCCGAGAGCGGAAAGCTCCTCCTCTCAGATGCCTGGGGCTGAAGCTGACCTGAAGTGGGGCGGGGCTGGAATCCTGGGCTGGAATCCTGGGGAGTCTGCCAGGAAGCTAATGGTCTTAAGGGGCTGGGGGGCAAGTTGTCTCTCGCAGGACTGAGGTGGGGAAGGCTGGGCCACGCCTGGGTGATGTGGGTAGGTCAGGGGTCTGCATGGGGGACTGAGTGTCCCTGGCGTTAGGGACCCGAGCGGCGTGGTTCTGCTCCTGGGTAACCAGAGCTACTAACTAGCAACCAGCGGTCCCGAGTGTCTCCCCGTCGCCTTCTCCGTCCTGCGCGTCGCCACCTGGCAGCGGGAGAGGACAGGGAGGAGCAGGTGTCAGGAGTCGCCCTCACGCCCAGCAGCACCCGTCCAGCGTGGTGTGAACCCTGCCCCTGGGCCAGGAGGAGGGCATGCCGGATCCTCAGCACCTGCGTCTGCTCTGGTTTCCTTTTCAGGTTCAGAGTATTGAGTTCACCCAGATCGAAATGAAGGTGATGGAGGGGCTGCAGTTTGGAAATGAGTGTCTGAACAAGATGCACCAGGTGGGTCTCTGCAGGGCCAGGGGCATCGGGGCGCGGGGAGCCCAGTGGGGCTGGAGTTGGGGGTAGGGTGGGGGACTTGTCTCACGGTGTTTGTGTCAGACACAGGGCAAGAGGCTGGCAGGAGAGATGTGTCGGGTGCTGCCAGGCAGGCAGGGATGCAGTGACCTGAGGGTGGGGTGCAGCACAGGCTGGGAACTGTGGGAACTGTGGGAACTGGGTCCCCAGGCGCTGAAGTGACATAGAGGGGAAGTCTGAGGGTAGGGAGGGGTCCGGCAAACTAATcacagaaggcttcctggaggtggtggggcgtggtggctcacacctgtaatcctagcactttgggaggccgaggtaggcagatcacgtgaggtcaggagtctgagaccagcctggccaacatggtgaaaccctgtctctactaataatacaaaaatgagccaggcgtgttggcaggcacctgtaaacccagctactcaagaggctgaggcaggagaatcacttgaaccgggaggcagaggttgcagtgagccgagattgtgccattgcactccagccagggccatAAGAGCAaaaagaaggcttcctggaggaggtgaatACCGGCCTCGTCTCAGGCCGGGCATGGATGTGAAGCCCAGCGTGGCCATACCACGTTCCCCTACCAACCCCATCACACTGCTGACTTGGGGGGGCCAGTGGGTGGGGCTCGTTGGGGACTCACCTGGCAGGAGGTCTGGCTATGCCACTTTTCCAAGTGTCTGGTGAGTACTGGTGGTGTGTGCTGGTCAAGCACAAGTGGCCCTTTGACCTTGCCACTCAAATCAAGTCACCTGCTCAGAATGTTCCACCTGTTGCTTATTTTTACCTGTGGCTGTGAGAGCTGACTCAGGTGTGAGAGGAGCAGCGGGCATCAGAGCACTGCAGTCGTGGCCTCTGAAAAGACTCATGGAACAGCTCCTGTGGCCTCAGGACGGGGCCATGCCTGGGACACGCATGGCTTGGCCTCATTTAAACAGAGacaggagctgggtgtggtggcacgcacctgtagtcccagctactcgaatgggtcacttgagcccagcctgggcaacacagccagaccttgtctctgaaaaataaataaataaaaataaacaggggCGAGGCCGTGGCCCTGAGAGCCCAGGAGGCCTCTGTCGGGGGTCTACGATTGGCCCCACCCACAAGAGTCAACACCCGTCACCCTCGTTCACAGGTGATGTCCATTGAAGAGGTGGAGAGAATCCTAGATGAGACGCAGGAGGCCGTGGAGTACCAGCGGGTAGGTGGCACCCTGACCAGCCTGCCCCCAACTGTGGGAACCCACAGGGCCACCCTCTGTCCACCCCTATGTGGGCCAAACTGTCCCACACCCTACAGCGGCCACCTTCTCTCAAGGGGACGAGACCCAGCCACAGGCCGTCTCCTTCCTCCATGAGGGGCCTCCTCCTCGCTGCTCTCACCACCACCTGTCCTTTTGCAGCAAATAGATGAGCTCCTGGCAGGAAGCTTCACTCAGGAGGATGAAGACGCCATCCTGGAGGAGCTGAGCGCGATCACTCAGGTAATGGCCCCTCAGGACTGAGCAGTCACTCGGGCGACAGGACCCCCGGGACTGAGCAGTCACTCGGGCGATGGGACCCCCGGGACTGAGCAGTTGCTCGGGCGATGGGATCCCCAGAGCTCAGACCCCCAGTAGGCCCTGCCCGTGGTGATCCCGTATGTGGTGTCCCTTAAGTCAATAGTCTGGAGTTTGTAACTAGCTTTCTACCTGAGGTGACTTGGTTTTCAGGGTTGCTCACCTGACAGTCTGGTACAGGCAGGCTGGCCCGTGCCCTGGACGGAGCTGGGAGGCTGGGCCTTCCTGGTGCCTCGGCCCCTTTCTATGCCTGGCTGTCACGGATGTGGTGCTTGATTCATGGGCTGGCTTTCCCCAGCCGTGGCTGCTGACTCACGCCCCACGCAGGCCCTCGCCATGGGGGCTACGTCCTGGCCCCACGCTCACATCCAGGCTCTGAGTTCACTCCCCAACAAAGGGGTTGTCCTCTCTGTGGgcccctgcctcagtctgccaGATTCTCATGGTGCCCCCAGAGCCGGCCCCTGCTGCCAGCTGCCCCAGTGCTTTGGTGCTGTGTGGCCCGTGGTGCGCTGCGCCCACCTGCCTGTTCAGTTACTTTCTCCTGAGGGTCCGAGTCCTCGGGGGCCTCCAGGGCAGGCCAGTTGAGAGGCGGAAGCACCGTTGCTGGCTTAGGCAGCCAGGCTTGCTGGGACAGCATTGTACCACGGCCCGCCCCACAGTGGTGGACACCAGCGTGACCTGGGTGTCTGTGTCACCACCCCTTGGTCCCTGAAAGCCAGTGTCTCTGGGGTACACCCAGGATGTGGCCACCTTACGGCCCCTCGGGGCCTCAGGGTCTGTTGGGAGGAGCCTCCATGGTGGCAGCCGCATCACCTCCCAGGGGATTCTGGTGGTGCCAGAAGCTGGGGCGGGTGCAGACTTGGGTCTTCTGAGCAGCACATTCCTGTCCGCTTTAACTCCAGCTGAGAGCAGCTGACTGACAGGATCCGTGTACTCTCACGGAGGCCCAGGAAGCCTGGGGCCGACCTGTCACCTGCTCATGGCCTTACCCTTTGCTTCTTGCAGGAACAAATAGAGCTGCCAGAGGTTCCCTCCGAGCCCCTTCCTGAGAAGATCCCAG encodes:
- the CHMP6 gene encoding charged multivesicular body protein 6 → MGNLFGRKKQSRVTEQDKAILQLKQQRDKLRQYQKRIAQQLERERALARQLLRDGRKERAKLLLKKKRYQEQLLDRTENQISSLEAMVQSIEFTQIEMKVMEGLQFGNECLNKMHQVMSIEEVERILDETQEAVEYQRQIDELLAGSFTQEDEDAILEELSAITQEQIELPEVPSEPLPEKIPENVPVKARPRQAELVAAS